Proteins found in one Candidatus Zixiibacteriota bacterium genomic segment:
- a CDS encoding NAD(P) transhydrogenase subunit alpha: MSDLILMLSVFAVAFGVGYLLISRVPPLLHTPLMSMTNAVSAVTILGAILLFTIPSGAGYKIVGMLALMTAAFNLIGGFVITDRMTRLFKTQQDSHLKSEDRGM; encoded by the coding sequence ATGTCTGACCTGATTCTGATGTTGTCCGTATTTGCCGTGGCATTTGGAGTGGGCTATCTGCTCATTTCGCGGGTCCCCCCGCTCTTGCACACCCCGCTGATGTCGATGACAAATGCGGTCTCGGCCGTGACCATCCTGGGAGCGATCCTGCTGTTTACGATCCCCTCCGGTGCCGGTTACAAAATTGTTGGCATGCTGGCTCTAATGACAGCAGCCTTCAACCTGATCGGAGGTTTCGTGATCACTGACCGGATGACGCGGTTGTTCAAGACACAACAGGACTCGCATCTGAAGTCCGAGGACCGTGGCATGTAA